The Catenulispora sp. EB89 genome has a segment encoding these proteins:
- a CDS encoding isochorismatase family protein has translation MALTTLDPKTALVLIDLQHGIVAPPAVPYSGTEVVARGKELADAFRAHGLPVVLVNVSFSPDFADAPKGRDDEEPDEDGDDEGMPADFAVIVDELGAQSTDIRVTKHQWGAFHGTDLDTQLRRRGVTQIVLAGLVTSRGVDTTAREAYAHNYSVAFATDAMADRGIEVHENAVERIFPQIGQRASTAEILQLLAKTHG, from the coding sequence ATGGCGCTGACCACGCTCGACCCGAAGACCGCGCTCGTCCTCATCGACCTCCAGCACGGCATCGTCGCCCCTCCCGCAGTTCCCTATAGCGGTACCGAGGTAGTGGCACGCGGCAAGGAACTGGCCGACGCCTTCCGCGCCCACGGTCTCCCGGTCGTCCTGGTGAACGTCTCCTTCTCCCCCGACTTCGCCGACGCCCCGAAGGGCCGGGACGACGAAGAGCCGGACGAGGACGGCGACGACGAGGGGATGCCCGCGGACTTCGCCGTCATCGTCGACGAGCTCGGCGCGCAGAGCACCGACATCCGGGTCACCAAGCACCAGTGGGGCGCCTTCCACGGCACCGACCTCGACACCCAGCTGCGCCGGCGCGGCGTCACGCAGATCGTCCTGGCCGGCCTGGTCACCAGCCGCGGCGTCGACACCACGGCGCGCGAGGCGTACGCGCACAACTACAGCGTGGCCTTCGCCACCGACGCCATGGCCGACCGCGGTATCGAAGTGCATGAGAACGCCGTCGAGCGCATCTTCCCGCAGATCGGCCAGCGCGCCTCAACTGCGGAGATCCTGCAGCTGCTCGCTAAGACGCACGGCTAG
- a CDS encoding MFS transporter: MTATDTPPQTSAPAEVPDAAPAPAFNRRLTVPLLLGATLNPINSSMIAIALVPIGTAFGASPAATAWLVSALYLATAIGQPVIGRLVDRFGARPLFLAGAGMVGIAGVIGAIAPSLGVLIVARVLLGFGTSAQFPAAMHTVRGEAQRTGMKTPSGILTALSISAQSTMVIGPTLGGALIGVGGWRLVFAVNIPLALVCITLGARRLPKSAPIGTESRIDLVGMGLFAAMLTSLLLFLMDLSVGHLYLLVIAAAIAMAFARVELRIGEPFIDLRIFGGNTPLLITYLRQTLTYILTYCFIYGFTQWLEEGRGLSASAAGLVVLPTSLTAIVVAWFTGRRNGIRSKLFVGTVSMIAASTALLALNRGTAIWILIAVGLLAGTTQGMNGLANQNALFRQADASRMGTASGLLRTFQYLGAILSSAAVAIVFRTGASSGGLHSLAVVMIGCGLLLLAVVLVDRSQSLRTAQGEQNG, translated from the coding sequence ATGACGGCTACAGACACACCCCCGCAGACCTCCGCTCCGGCCGAGGTTCCGGACGCGGCACCGGCCCCCGCCTTCAACCGGCGCCTCACCGTCCCGCTCCTCCTCGGCGCGACCCTCAACCCGATCAACTCCTCGATGATCGCGATCGCGCTGGTGCCGATCGGCACGGCCTTCGGCGCCTCGCCGGCGGCGACGGCGTGGCTCGTGTCGGCGCTCTACCTCGCGACCGCTATAGGCCAGCCGGTGATCGGCCGGCTTGTGGACCGCTTCGGGGCGCGTCCGCTCTTCCTCGCCGGGGCCGGGATGGTCGGCATCGCCGGAGTGATCGGTGCTATAGCACCATCACTCGGGGTGTTGATCGTGGCGCGCGTGTTGTTGGGCTTCGGGACCAGCGCGCAGTTCCCCGCAGCGATGCACACGGTGCGCGGCGAGGCACAGCGCACCGGTATGAAGACGCCCAGCGGAATCCTCACAGCGCTCTCCATATCGGCGCAGAGCACGATGGTCATCGGCCCCACGCTCGGTGGCGCACTCATCGGCGTCGGCGGATGGCGCCTGGTGTTCGCCGTCAACATCCCTCTGGCGCTGGTCTGTATAACGCTCGGCGCGCGCAGGCTCCCCAAGAGCGCTCCAATAGGGACCGAGAGCCGCATCGATCTGGTGGGCATGGGCCTGTTCGCCGCGATGCTGACCAGCCTGCTGCTCTTCCTCATGGACCTGAGCGTCGGCCACCTCTACCTGCTCGTCATCGCAGCTGCGATTGCCATGGCGTTCGCTCGTGTAGAGCTCCGCATAGGGGAGCCCTTCATTGATCTGCGCATCTTCGGCGGGAACACTCCGCTGCTGATCACCTATCTGCGCCAGACACTCACCTACATCCTCACCTACTGTTTCATCTACGGATTCACGCAGTGGCTGGAAGAAGGACGCGGCCTCAGCGCCTCCGCAGCCGGTCTCGTCGTCCTGCCGACCTCGCTCACCGCGATCGTCGTGGCCTGGTTCACCGGACGGCGCAACGGGATCCGCAGCAAGCTCTTCGTCGGAACCGTGTCGATGATCGCGGCGTCTACAGCGCTGCTCGCCCTTAACCGGGGAACCGCTATATGGATCCTCATAGCCGTGGGCCTTCTGGCGGGCACCACGCAGGGCATGAACGGTCTCGCCAACCAGAACGCCCTGTTCCGTCAGGCGGATGCTTCACGCATGGGGACCGCCTCGGGACTGTTGCGCACGTTCCAGTACCTCGGCGCCATCCTGTCGTCGGCCGCGGTGGCGATCGTCTTCCGCACCGGGGCGTCTTCAGGCGGCCTCCATTCGCTCGCCGTCGTTATGATCGGCTGCGGTCTGCTGCTGCTCGCGGTGGTGCTCGTCGACCGCTCGCAGTCCCTTCGGACCGCGCAAGGCGAACAGAACGGATAA
- a CDS encoding MarR family winged helix-turn-helix transcriptional regulator produces the protein MAAGIGMDRQGSGGAGGSGSEAGGTATDAARAARELRVLVGRLRRRLREVDDVHELTASQLAVLGRLDRDGPASTSDLAKAERVRPQSMATTVAVLEERGMIARRQDPDDGRRQLIELTQTADRTVSGSRRARDEWLEQALRERFSADELATVVEALGLLERLSE, from the coding sequence ATGGCTGCTGGGATCGGGATGGATCGGCAGGGCAGCGGCGGCGCTGGCGGTAGCGGCAGCGAAGCCGGCGGCACCGCCACGGACGCCGCACGCGCGGCCCGCGAACTGCGCGTGCTGGTCGGCCGCCTGCGCCGCCGGCTGCGCGAGGTGGACGACGTCCACGAACTGACCGCCTCGCAGCTGGCGGTCCTGGGCCGCCTGGACCGCGACGGCCCGGCCTCGACCAGCGACCTGGCGAAGGCCGAGCGCGTGCGCCCGCAGTCGATGGCCACCACCGTGGCGGTGCTGGAGGAGCGCGGCATGATCGCCCGCCGCCAGGACCCGGACGACGGCCGCCGCCAGCTCATCGAGCTGACGCAGACGGCCGACCGGACGGTGAGCGGATCGCGGCGGGCCCGCGACGAATGGCTGGAGCAGGCGCTACGGGAGCGGTTCTCGGCGGACGAACTCGCGACGGTGGTCGAGGCCTTGGGGCTGTTGGAGCGGTTGAGCGAATGA
- the purD gene encoding phosphoribosylamine--glycine ligase yields the protein MKVLVIGTGGREHALARALSTDPAVTALYCAPGNPGIAEIAELRPVDAQDPAAVRDLAVALGVDLVVVGPEAPLVAGVADPVREAGIAVFGPSKAAALLEGSKAFAKEVMAAAGIPTAKAYVCESEAEYVKALDEFAGFPYVVKDDALAAGKGVVVTEDRTAALEHARACGRVVIEEYLDGPEVSLFGVTDGTTVIPMMPSQDFKRIGDGDAGPNTGGMGAYCPLPWAPEGLTDEVVATVLQPLVDEMHRRGTPFAGLVYAGLALTSKGLRVVEFNARFGDPETQSVLAMLESPLSELLYPAATGTLAEAPGPRWRDGASVTVVMAAAGYPGTPRGGDVITGIAAAEQLGTVVNQAGTQRNADGDLVTAGGRVLAVTAVADGLGAARAKAYEGVAVVGFDGEQHRTDIAAEAAKTAG from the coding sequence ATGAAGGTCCTCGTCATCGGCACCGGCGGCCGCGAGCACGCCCTCGCCCGCGCCCTCAGCACCGACCCCGCCGTCACCGCGCTCTACTGCGCGCCCGGCAACCCCGGCATCGCGGAGATCGCCGAGCTGCGCCCGGTCGACGCGCAGGACCCGGCGGCGGTGCGGGACCTGGCCGTCGCGCTCGGCGTGGACCTGGTCGTCGTGGGGCCGGAGGCGCCGCTGGTGGCCGGGGTCGCCGATCCGGTGCGGGAAGCGGGGATCGCGGTGTTCGGGCCGTCGAAGGCCGCCGCGTTGCTGGAGGGCTCCAAGGCGTTCGCCAAGGAGGTCATGGCCGCCGCCGGCATCCCGACCGCCAAGGCCTACGTCTGCGAGAGCGAGGCCGAGTACGTCAAGGCGCTCGACGAGTTCGCCGGCTTCCCCTACGTGGTGAAGGACGACGCGCTCGCCGCAGGCAAGGGCGTCGTCGTCACTGAGGACCGCACCGCCGCACTGGAGCACGCGCGCGCCTGCGGCCGCGTCGTCATCGAGGAGTACCTCGACGGCCCCGAGGTCTCGCTGTTCGGCGTCACCGACGGCACCACCGTCATCCCGATGATGCCCTCGCAGGACTTCAAGCGGATCGGCGACGGCGACGCCGGCCCCAACACCGGCGGGATGGGCGCCTACTGCCCGCTGCCGTGGGCGCCGGAGGGGCTGACCGACGAAGTCGTCGCGACGGTCCTGCAGCCGCTCGTCGACGAGATGCACCGCCGCGGCACCCCGTTCGCCGGGCTGGTCTACGCCGGCCTCGCCCTGACCTCCAAGGGCCTGCGCGTCGTGGAGTTCAACGCGCGTTTCGGCGACCCCGAGACGCAGAGTGTGCTGGCCATGCTCGAGTCCCCGCTGTCCGAGCTGCTGTATCCGGCTGCGACCGGCACCCTCGCCGAGGCGCCCGGGCCGCGCTGGCGGGACGGCGCGTCGGTCACCGTCGTGATGGCCGCCGCTGGCTATCCGGGCACGCCGCGCGGCGGCGACGTGATCACCGGGATCGCGGCCGCCGAGCAGCTGGGCACCGTGGTGAACCAGGCCGGGACCCAGCGGAACGCGGACGGCGACCTGGTCACCGCGGGCGGCCGGGTGCTGGCGGTGACCGCCGTGGCGGACGGCCTCGGTGCCGCGCGCGCCAAGGCGTACGAGGGCGTCGCGGTGGTCGGTTTCGACGGCGAGCAGCACCGCACCGACATCGCCGCGGAGGCCGCGAAAACAGCTGGCTGA